From one Malus sylvestris chromosome 1, drMalSylv7.2, whole genome shotgun sequence genomic stretch:
- the LOC126626282 gene encoding protein spt2-like isoform X2: MRGYDRDDYGQSGDEYEDYEDDEDGEEYEEEEEDPKPTKEALAYLELRQRLKEQLRKKKSGSSLANSSNKKKKVPNDNFGSFFGPSQPVIAERVIQESKSLLETKHLTSSATNSVHHNKKSSGSTSAGLKSVSNDQKPKVINERKVQKIKDTRDYSFLLSDDTEPPAPTKDRPPQNVSVPNSEVRSSQMVTNNGRHIPSSNNGRPVPSSNNGRHVPSANNGRHVLSANNGRHIPSANNGRPVPSANNGRHVPSANNGRHVPSANNGRDVPGRRDERKLVSVDGQMHSKVGPNKLSSASRRPDATSMDSRRQLGSNGGNGPGRPQETKRLPSKTPASAIERKASTPGLKNPMSGVPRPPLSKLQSSIPRQQLQQKKEVREPNKPKVLPKQSSGLSRPQPQMQRQISSHPVSQVRPPKKKPMRRHPDDDEPGLDFRSEIRKMFRQPERYASDDDDSDMEANYEDIMKEERRSALIARREDEEQARLIEEEERRERMAKQNRKRKLGH, from the exons ATGCGGGGATATGATAGAGAT GATTATGGTCAGTCAGGCGACGAATATGAGGATTATGAGGACGATGAGGATGGTGAAGAGtatgaagaggaagaggaagatccaAAGCCTACCAAGGAAGCATTGGCATACCTTGAGTTGAGACAACGCTTGAAAGAACAATTACGAAAGAAGAAAAGTGGTTCTTCTTTGGCCAACTCCAGtaataaaaagaagaaggtcCCCAATGACAA TTTTGGATCTTTCTTTGGCCCATCTCAACCAGTTATTGCTGAGAGAGTGATTCAAGAAAGCAAATCGTTGTTAGAAACCAAGCACCTAACATCCAGTGCTACCAACTCTGTCCATCAT AACAAGAAGAGCTCTGGATCAACCTCTGCTGGATTGAAATCTGTATCAAATGATCAGAAACCCAAAGTCATTAATGAG AGGAAAGTACAAAAGATTAAGGATACAAGAGATTACTCTTTTCTACTTTCTGACGATACAGAGCCCCCAGCTCCTACAAAGGATCGACCACCTCAAAATGTCTCTGTTCCAAATTCTG AGGTGCGGTCTAGTCAAATGGTGACAAATAATGGCAGACATATACCTTCATCAAATAATGGCAGACCTGTACCTTCATCAAATAATGGCAGACATGTACCTTCTGCAAATAATGGCAGACATGTACTTTCAGCAAATAATGGTAGACATATACCTTCAGCAAATAATGGCAGACCTGTACCTTCAGCAAATAATGGCAGACATGTACCTTCAGCAAATAATGGCAGACATGTACCTTCAGCAAATAATGGTAGAGATGTACCTGGCCGTCGTGATGAAAGGAAACTGGTATCTGTGGATGGACAGATGCATTCTAAAGTGGGGCCCAATAAGTTGAGTTCTGCCAGTAGAAGACCCGATGCAACATCAATGGACTCTAGAAGACAGCTTGGTAGCAACGGTGGAAATGGGCCTGGCCGGCCTCAAGAGACAAAAAGATTGCCGTCTAAGACACCTGCTTCAGCCATTGAGAGGAAAGCTTCTACACCAGGTCTAAAGAATCCCATGTCTGGTGTGCCCAGACCACCTCTTTCAAAGTTGCAGTCATCTATTCCAAGGCAGCAGttgcaacaaaaaaaagaagtacGAGAACCTAATAAGCCCAAAGTGTTACCGAAACAGTCATCAGGATTGTCAAGACCTCAG CCACAAATGCAAAGGCAAATCTCGTCACATCCTGTGTCTCAAGTGCGTCCTCCCAAAAAGAAGCCTATGAGACGGCACCCTGATGATGATGAACCGGGTCTGGATTTTAGAAGTGAGATCAGAAAAATGTTTCG TCAACCAGAAAGATACGCTAGTGATGACGACGATAGTGATATGGAGGCGAACTATGAGGATATTATGAAGGAGGAGAGACGGAG TGCGCTAATCGCAAGAAGGGAGGACGAAGAGCAGGCTAGGTtgatagaagaagaagaaaggagggaACGGATGGCTAAACAAAATCGCAAGCGTAAGCTCGGTCATTAG
- the LOC126626282 gene encoding uncharacterized protein LOC126626282 isoform X3 has product MRGYDRDDYGQSGDEYEDYEDDEDGEEYEEEEEDPKPTKEALAYLELRQRLKEQLRKKKSGSSLANSSNKKKKVPNDNFGSFFGPSQPVIAERVIQESKSLLETKHLTSSATNSVHHNKKSSGSTSAGLKSVSNDQKPKVINEVHVKRKVQKIKDTRDYSFLLSDDTEPPAPTKDRPPQNVSVPNSEVRSSQMVTNNGRHIPSSNNGRPVPSSNNGRHVPSANNGRHVLSANNGRHIPSANNGRHVPSANNGRDVPGRRDERKLVSVDGQMHSKVGPNKLSSASRRPDATSMDSRRQLGSNGGNGPGRPQETKRLPSKTPASAIERKASTPGLKNPMSGVPRPPLSKLQSSIPRQQLQQKKEVREPNKPKVLPKQSSGLSRPQPQMQRQISSHPVSQVRPPKKKPMRRHPDDDEPGLDFRSEIRKMFRQPERYASDDDDSDMEANYEDIMKEERRSALIARREDEEQARLIEEEERRERMAKQNRKRKLGH; this is encoded by the exons ATGCGGGGATATGATAGAGAT GATTATGGTCAGTCAGGCGACGAATATGAGGATTATGAGGACGATGAGGATGGTGAAGAGtatgaagaggaagaggaagatccaAAGCCTACCAAGGAAGCATTGGCATACCTTGAGTTGAGACAACGCTTGAAAGAACAATTACGAAAGAAGAAAAGTGGTTCTTCTTTGGCCAACTCCAGtaataaaaagaagaaggtcCCCAATGACAA TTTTGGATCTTTCTTTGGCCCATCTCAACCAGTTATTGCTGAGAGAGTGATTCAAGAAAGCAAATCGTTGTTAGAAACCAAGCACCTAACATCCAGTGCTACCAACTCTGTCCATCAT AACAAGAAGAGCTCTGGATCAACCTCTGCTGGATTGAAATCTGTATCAAATGATCAGAAACCCAAAGTCATTAATGAG GTGCATGTTAAGAGGAAAGTACAAAAGATTAAGGATACAAGAGATTACTCTTTTCTACTTTCTGACGATACAGAGCCCCCAGCTCCTACAAAGGATCGACCACCTCAAAATGTCTCTGTTCCAAATTCTG AGGTGCGGTCTAGTCAAATGGTGACAAATAATGGCAGACATATACCTTCATCAAATAATGGCAGACCTGTACCTTCATCAAATAATGGCAGACATGTACCTTCTGCAAATAATGGCAGACATGTACTTTCAGCAAATAATGGTAGACATATAC CTTCAGCAAATAATGGCAGACATGTACCTTCAGCAAATAATGGTAGAGATGTACCTGGCCGTCGTGATGAAAGGAAACTGGTATCTGTGGATGGACAGATGCATTCTAAAGTGGGGCCCAATAAGTTGAGTTCTGCCAGTAGAAGACCCGATGCAACATCAATGGACTCTAGAAGACAGCTTGGTAGCAACGGTGGAAATGGGCCTGGCCGGCCTCAAGAGACAAAAAGATTGCCGTCTAAGACACCTGCTTCAGCCATTGAGAGGAAAGCTTCTACACCAGGTCTAAAGAATCCCATGTCTGGTGTGCCCAGACCACCTCTTTCAAAGTTGCAGTCATCTATTCCAAGGCAGCAGttgcaacaaaaaaaagaagtacGAGAACCTAATAAGCCCAAAGTGTTACCGAAACAGTCATCAGGATTGTCAAGACCTCAG CCACAAATGCAAAGGCAAATCTCGTCACATCCTGTGTCTCAAGTGCGTCCTCCCAAAAAGAAGCCTATGAGACGGCACCCTGATGATGATGAACCGGGTCTGGATTTTAGAAGTGAGATCAGAAAAATGTTTCG TCAACCAGAAAGATACGCTAGTGATGACGACGATAGTGATATGGAGGCGAACTATGAGGATATTATGAAGGAGGAGAGACGGAG TGCGCTAATCGCAAGAAGGGAGGACGAAGAGCAGGCTAGGTtgatagaagaagaagaaaggagggaACGGATGGCTAAACAAAATCGCAAGCGTAAGCTCGGTCATTAG
- the LOC126626282 gene encoding protein spt2-like isoform X1, translating to MRGYDRDDYGQSGDEYEDYEDDEDGEEYEEEEEDPKPTKEALAYLELRQRLKEQLRKKKSGSSLANSSNKKKKVPNDNFGSFFGPSQPVIAERVIQESKSLLETKHLTSSATNSVHHNKKSSGSTSAGLKSVSNDQKPKVINEVHVKRKVQKIKDTRDYSFLLSDDTEPPAPTKDRPPQNVSVPNSEVRSSQMVTNNGRHIPSSNNGRPVPSSNNGRHVPSANNGRHVLSANNGRHIPSANNGRPVPSANNGRHVPSANNGRHVPSANNGRDVPGRRDERKLVSVDGQMHSKVGPNKLSSASRRPDATSMDSRRQLGSNGGNGPGRPQETKRLPSKTPASAIERKASTPGLKNPMSGVPRPPLSKLQSSIPRQQLQQKKEVREPNKPKVLPKQSSGLSRPQPQMQRQISSHPVSQVRPPKKKPMRRHPDDDEPGLDFRSEIRKMFRQPERYASDDDDSDMEANYEDIMKEERRSALIARREDEEQARLIEEEERRERMAKQNRKRKLGH from the exons ATGCGGGGATATGATAGAGAT GATTATGGTCAGTCAGGCGACGAATATGAGGATTATGAGGACGATGAGGATGGTGAAGAGtatgaagaggaagaggaagatccaAAGCCTACCAAGGAAGCATTGGCATACCTTGAGTTGAGACAACGCTTGAAAGAACAATTACGAAAGAAGAAAAGTGGTTCTTCTTTGGCCAACTCCAGtaataaaaagaagaaggtcCCCAATGACAA TTTTGGATCTTTCTTTGGCCCATCTCAACCAGTTATTGCTGAGAGAGTGATTCAAGAAAGCAAATCGTTGTTAGAAACCAAGCACCTAACATCCAGTGCTACCAACTCTGTCCATCAT AACAAGAAGAGCTCTGGATCAACCTCTGCTGGATTGAAATCTGTATCAAATGATCAGAAACCCAAAGTCATTAATGAG GTGCATGTTAAGAGGAAAGTACAAAAGATTAAGGATACAAGAGATTACTCTTTTCTACTTTCTGACGATACAGAGCCCCCAGCTCCTACAAAGGATCGACCACCTCAAAATGTCTCTGTTCCAAATTCTG AGGTGCGGTCTAGTCAAATGGTGACAAATAATGGCAGACATATACCTTCATCAAATAATGGCAGACCTGTACCTTCATCAAATAATGGCAGACATGTACCTTCTGCAAATAATGGCAGACATGTACTTTCAGCAAATAATGGTAGACATATACCTTCAGCAAATAATGGCAGACCTGTACCTTCAGCAAATAATGGCAGACATGTACCTTCAGCAAATAATGGCAGACATGTACCTTCAGCAAATAATGGTAGAGATGTACCTGGCCGTCGTGATGAAAGGAAACTGGTATCTGTGGATGGACAGATGCATTCTAAAGTGGGGCCCAATAAGTTGAGTTCTGCCAGTAGAAGACCCGATGCAACATCAATGGACTCTAGAAGACAGCTTGGTAGCAACGGTGGAAATGGGCCTGGCCGGCCTCAAGAGACAAAAAGATTGCCGTCTAAGACACCTGCTTCAGCCATTGAGAGGAAAGCTTCTACACCAGGTCTAAAGAATCCCATGTCTGGTGTGCCCAGACCACCTCTTTCAAAGTTGCAGTCATCTATTCCAAGGCAGCAGttgcaacaaaaaaaagaagtacGAGAACCTAATAAGCCCAAAGTGTTACCGAAACAGTCATCAGGATTGTCAAGACCTCAG CCACAAATGCAAAGGCAAATCTCGTCACATCCTGTGTCTCAAGTGCGTCCTCCCAAAAAGAAGCCTATGAGACGGCACCCTGATGATGATGAACCGGGTCTGGATTTTAGAAGTGAGATCAGAAAAATGTTTCG TCAACCAGAAAGATACGCTAGTGATGACGACGATAGTGATATGGAGGCGAACTATGAGGATATTATGAAGGAGGAGAGACGGAG TGCGCTAATCGCAAGAAGGGAGGACGAAGAGCAGGCTAGGTtgatagaagaagaagaaaggagggaACGGATGGCTAAACAAAATCGCAAGCGTAAGCTCGGTCATTAG